The genomic interval ATTCATATAttttgaatttgttatgttttaccAAGTGATTTAATGttcaatatattttgaattttatatCTTATATTATGTCTTACCTTGAAAATGTTATGTCTTACCTTGAAAACATGTTATGTAGATTACATATATgtgaaaattttaatatatttttcaaatgttGTGTCTTACTTTATATATTGTTCAATTTTGTACATGTGAAAGGTGATGattgatggtattgtgaaaatgtTATGTCTTACCTTgaaaacatcttatatagattacATATGTGCAAATGTTaatacatttttcaaattttatatcTTACTTTATATATTGTTCAATTTTGTACATATGAAAGATGATGATTGATGGTATTGTGCATGAAAGGTTTCCTGATCTATTTTAGTAAGATCCATTAGAAATGGATGTTTTTAATTAAGTtaagtggggaagggccccaacCTAATACACATATAAATCAAAAACCATCCATAACAAAATAGAACCAAGGCTTGGAGATCAAGCCCACCAAGATCATCACAGAGTTTAAAAGAGTTTACATAACATAAGTTTAAACATATAAACTCTGAAACATCATACTAAAAACAACTAATAAGAGAGAtggaaaaaataaaatagaaaggggcaTTATGAGATATAGCCCCAACTAACCAGCATTTCATTCTACTCCTCCTCCCAAGGGAGTAAGTTGTTGCTCATCTTTCCCTTAGTTCCTACATCTTTCGTCTTTGCAAGagctttccttttctttttcttatcaatTTTCTTTACCACAGTCATGACCTCCATCACACACTTATGCATTAGGCCTCTACTGATTTTTATTAGGTTCTCAATACCACCCTCTAGTCATTTGATCCATTCCCTATTTATTTCACAACCTAGGCAATTTTGTGGAGTTTCCAATGTCTCAACCTTAACATTAAGATTCCCTATCTTCTCGATCATTGATTATAATTCATGTGGTTCACTTGAGCCTCCACCCACCTCTTGGTCTTCTTCATCTCTATAATTATTTAGGCTTTTTAATCTTTCCACAGCTTCATTGAGTTGAGTTACTGTCGTGGGGAACAAGAGAGTGAGTCCTCTAGGATCAAATTCAGAGGTTCATCTTGATCTCCTCACTACTCCCAGAATATGTACCATTAAAAGGTGACATGGGTTATACAAATTCAGAGGTTGGAACTGTTGGAATCaggtatcactgagaggggggtgaatcagtgatctaccggttatcttgttttcaaacttaactttaaaccaccagaagcatacacttgaaattgaaatacagaaacataaaacaatcaaccacaaaatcataacaccagaattttatgtggaaacccttgaatgggaaaaaccacggtgggatttgaacccacaacagTATTCCAATATCGCCAGtagcaaaaaaaaattatgatatagggaatgcacaagcattcaagcacattgctgagagctcactgctcaaattcaataagggctacaacctcggaaggctcactgccttactaattaattataattattaattatagaaaaatgaactccaaaatagaatctgcaatgcttggatgagttctggttgagTGTCAAATATATTGATTGAATCACCTATGTTGTTCTACTATGTTATGCCTTGTTCACTATCTCAAttagctactggatcaagaatgtgcacgtgaaactgtgccaaaatggattctcaatcaccactatctcgcatacaatcatatcatccaccaaaaatatcatctacattggtcttatatatcctcaatcacaaaatagatcatttaccatgtcggcctactagtgtaacgtgtagtcacatgtcagcTTAACTAGATCACAAAGGataatgtggatcaccaaaacaacaataaaatgatgtTATTATGTCATCTCAATCAATCCATACAAAATTCATAGCACCGTAATCACCGGAAAGCTTCCAAACCAAAACTGCTCTATTTATCCTAAAATACCGATTAACACCTGCTTCCAGTTAAGAAGAATTATGGCTACCAGatcgaatctccatgaagagtttccatcaatgacaaccctaaaccaataatcaaccatcagaaGTCACCGAATGAGTCTcaattggcaacaatctccccctatggcattgatggcaatacttgtgAAAAAATGGTTGTGTTGAGCACTGTACACtggatcaaaagaatttctaaggatcccccttagacaaagaattctgaAGCTTGAAATAGCACTCTTCTATAtggtacatttttcaccttttctctccccctttgacagcaatgccaaagatgggatgttgtccaaaatttatatacaaagatacttgctagataatttacaaatacttgaagatgtcagcaaaaatggtcttcaaagatcctaggtgagtgtcccacccattcttcaagttatccaaaactgtaataaatgcactaaatatagtGACATGAATCTCTACTTCCCTAAGATCGGATGGCACAGGTTGAGCCATTGCCTTAATGCAGTCTACTTTAATGCTTAGCATGGTGTCCAACCGAGGGGCAATCAAGTTCTGAAGTTCACCAACACTATCCTAGAGATCTGATCATTAAGACTTGAGATCTTATCATTTAGAGCCAAAATATATCCTTCAACATTGCTAGTTGGAGCTACATTGGGATCAAAAGATTGTGAAATACTAGAAAGTTTGACCTggaaaacacttatttgcttgtctatatctacagtgaatttaggcaaaattagacaagacttatacatTTTACCACCTTCTATCAGGGTATCTAAAATAACCTACAGACCTTTATTCAatctcaccctatcatcctcaatcaactTCCGGAATGTCTGCATCCTtacatccttaaatctatccaaaactcacTTAGTATCAGACTTCTCTAAAGAAACAAAACTATTATTTACACTATTCATCAATTGAAATAATTTACCGAAGGGGCTAGCATTATAATCTAATTGTACATTTGGAGCGACCTTCTGCAAAAGATTAGCCAACATCAAAATGAGTTTTTTATCTTTTGATTCAGACTTTACAAAATATTGGCTATCCTGGGCTTGAATAGTAGCTATGAACATTAGCTTCTCAGCATGGGACATATGTCCAAGGTTCAGTGGACCATCTAGATTAATGGAGATTTGAGGTTGGGTCTTTACAACTGCAGGAGTATCAATTGTCGGATCAACGACTCCTTTGCCCTTTTTTACCTTTGTAGCCTTTACCTTTACACCCTCAGCTTCCTTTTTACCTTatccatcccctttatcttgtgtACTGGtgttaccacttggtgcagtatcatccttttgaaTTTCGGGGGTTTTTGAACTGTCTATTACCGAAGGATTATCACCGAACTCAACATCAAGATTTTTGTTGCCTTGATCTTTCGAATGTCCCCCAGTCTGAGTTTCACCCTTCTGATAACCAAAAACACCTTTCTTTTCTTCCGGTTGAGAAgacttaaatgcatctttgtacgaaggatcatttacaattatttttctccatatgtCTTTTGTCTCCTTTCTTGCCTCTTCCACTCTCCCAGTCATTAACTTGTTTACCCTATTTTTTCTTCTGAGCTCTTTCTTATTGGATTCCTCAATAAGTCTTTTGACTTCATCATGGGTGATACAGGTGCAAACTTTTATTagctctctttctttcatttctctGTCAATCTTGCTAGCTATtagcctccttgcatcaataatgttaTACAAATCCTTAGGGTTACTACACCCTAATTCAATCAATGTTTTTCTAAAGTTATGCAAGTATAAAACTATAGATTCTTCAACCTTTCTCTGATCTCCCTCATCTAGATGTTCATAATAAGCTCTAAGATTCTTCAAGTTCCCATCAGCAATTATTTCATATATTAGTTGGTGTattgacaatggaggaacaattgtGTATTTACCTTGCAAATTGTCAGATTCGaggtctttgtcaagttgagtTTTAACCTATCTTCCTCTCTTGGGTCTTCTGGTAGGGGTAGGTTCAGATTTAGTTTTCTTCCTTTGCTTGGCTCCACCGGTCTTCGGCTTCCTCACCACTttaacaaattcacctttcttcttagccttGCCTGTTGCCTCCTCTAACTCAGTTTCAAGGCCCAACAGAGATATAGAAACATAAGTTCATTTGGGCTTCTCATTTTTCTTTAACACTCCCTTTTTGGATGGGCTTTGTCCTAAAGTTGATGCCACCAAAGCAGGGGCAGACTTGGTCTCCTTTGGTTGAGATTTGGAGGGAATCGTGTCTGCCTTAagcttcttggtttcctctttggcctcgaTCTAtgcattttttttatctctccttctTTACCTCCTCTCGGGTGAAACCCATTTGCACTGCCACTTCCTCGGCCATATTTTcaactttccttttcctaacaGGTGTAGTGAATTGTttgtgcaattcaaggtctttctccttgaatgttccaaatcttCCTTCTTTAGGATCAACTGGTTGGCTTAAAAGGTGTTGAGAATATGCCTCAAGTATGATAGAGTCAACtttataccccatgggcatgatccacactgtCCTAGGCTCCACGACTTCCAAttgacattgatctttatcaaccatgaagaaaatagttttctcatacttctctacaATCTCATTAGGGATTCTTTCTCTCTTTTTCATTGCAACTTGGAAAGATTAACCCCAAAGCATAGATATTCTCATTGTATCATCTCCTATTCCCCACAATCCCTCTATGATTTGCATTGCCACCGGTCTATCATAGCCCTATTGGACCTTTCCTTTCATACCgagtatctcattcaataaatatAAGGCCAAGAAAATAAGAATAATTTTATACTTCAAAGTgtgcttcttatcttgctttatcttcttcaaattactCAACAACTCATTTAGAAGGATTGTACATAGATCATACCTCATGTCATTCTTCAACATCTGATATGTAGAGTATATGGCAATTTCGGAGACGGAGTTTTTTCTGTTGGATTGGTAAACTTTGTATtcgaccaccattgatgcaaacttcacatcatgctcCAAGATGTTGTTTATGTTCATTGCTTTGTTGTCAAATTTGGAACCAGTAGTGGCTATCACTGTGTTATTCGACACTTTCCTCGAGCCAAGTACTTCACCAATTTCATTGTGGCATGTCACAACTCAAATTTTCTGTTTGGTGATCTTGTAGGGCctatcaagccacatgaactcatcatggactTGACTAAGAATAAACCGGATCCACTCTGCTTCGTCGAACAATGAAAAATGGATGAACTGTGAAAAACCCTTATCCTGAAGAACCTTATATTCTGGTTTGAGGTTTCCCAAATTATTCATCAAGTGTTTGTTATAAAGGTTCAACATGTCCACATTACCAAGCTCCTTGAGATCACAATGGATGTattccctaatgtcttcattgtgaaGGACATCGTAGGGTGCcgaagaaaatgcaccttctggatcgtcttcaatagacttgaaagggtgtttcttgaaaactGGTATGGCCCTATCCTTAATCTTGACAACAAATGGGGTATCAATACCAAAAGCTAAAGCCATTTCAAACTTAGGGTTTGCAAAAACTGATAGTTTGTCacagataaataccttgattcGCAAACAAGCACTGGGATTCACTTTAGAATCATTGTAATCATTATTGAAATCGCCAAGTCACTTTGCTCTGCTTTTGTGCACTATTCGCTTGATCTCATTGTGACGAATGAAGCCTTAAAATGCCTTTTTAACCTTTGTAGACCTAATTCTTCATTGCAATAAATGTTGCAACCAGTTATCTTGATTTTCATGAAATCGCTTACCAGAGCATCAAATATTCACTGAAACTTCCAAATAGCATCTACATATTTAATTTAAGCCTTCTACAACCTTCTAGAATCAATTACAGttcaccgaagagggggttcttagaatctgcatgaaaagttctccctaaggcataaatccctagttactggatgaagatctTGCACCGGATTCGAGTGCAGATCCATTGTCATCTTTAGATTCACcttttctgacccacatcttctcatgtttgtctcttATCTCTTCTACCTCTGCCTTTCCCttctcaactgatttttttttctaTCAAAGCATTGTTCTTGTTTCTACGGTACTTTTCAATGTGACCATTTTTGTTGCATGCACGGCAAAAAGAAATTCtctgcataggtttgaagttcatctgatttgatctcatctttcactggttagagatatgtccaaacatcccacaggcATAGCACCTCTTGTTTtagaagttattcattactgctctacacatatttgacgtGTCACCAAAATTATtccatatgaaacactgaccggtaaaggtaggaacattgtccatgttgttcattccattattcgtcctatttctgcattgattcttcatatgaccaaatttattgcaagtaaagcatctaccattaaatttatgagcattaggttgtcttaccagaggattctttctcttcttttgatcgggttttgcattgctttgtccaaatctagaggattcacctttctcaaatccaagtcctcgcatgtccttccCATGTCTCTAACATTATAGCATCCCATCAAGCCTtcttgagctagctttgaatttttctttgtaatcattggcagtagcaagttcatcccttaaggtagcaatctatctttcaagttcttgaccattattccttgactgtgtcagctcaagcttcaactcatcattctcataggtaagcctgaagcattcatcagctctttacttcaatgattgtgccatattttcttcaatcttctttcgATCCccaatctccttagttagcctcatcacaatggattgcatctcattcttcaaggcagcATTCTCAATCTCAATTTTTTCATATTCATTAGCTTTACcttgattttccatgatttgatcttccttctccttcatcttttccatcaattcttttcttttgtctcttgatattctcacttgatccttcaagtcgtTAATGAAACCATCAGCAACATTCAAGTTTATTTTCaaggaactgatctcatttcttgttgcttcaagatcctcaagtgccacactaagttgtctctgaaaaaccaaaatccattgagtcaatctcccagaccttcctcaagcaattaagcttccttagaggaaccaagatctgataccaatttttggaatcaggtaccactaagagaggggtgaatcagtgatctacccgTTATCTTGTTtttaaacttaactttaaaccaccagaagcatacacttgaaactgaaatgcagaaacataaaacaatcaaccacaaaatcataacaccggatttttacatggaaacccaaatgtgaaaaaccatggtgggatttgaacccacaatattattccactatggccagtagcaaaacaatattacaatatggggaatgcacaagcattcaggcgcactgcctagagctcactactcaaataaaataagggctacaaccctgaaaggctcactgccttactgattaattacaatgataaattatagaaaaataaactccaaaatagcatctacaatgcttgtaTGAGTTCCAGTTGAGTGTCAAATATACTAACTGAATCACCTCTACTATTCTGCTATGTTTTGTTATGTTCACTGTCTCAATTAGCTACCGGATCaataatgtgcatgtgaaactgtgccaaaatggattctcaatcaccactAACTCGCATACAATCATATaatccaccaaaaagatcatcaCTAAATTCTCAAAAACTAACCAacctaattttattaattatttaagccAACCAAGAATACGTTATATTCTCCAgcatctccccccccccccctccccctcacaTTAATCTAAACAAAGGATAAAACATTCTATGGGTTGATCACAACAACCCTTCTGGAGACTTTGACCAAGCACCTTAACCTATCCTCCTTGCTCACCCAAAAAATACCAAACTAATCTCATTGATTGAAATCTTTTTTATTGTAGAACTTGCAACCATTTGCACAACATGAGAGAATATTAAGTGTTTCCAACCTTCTTGCACAATGAGTCACCTTTCCTCCAAAAGTTCGCATCTCTTCCAAGTGTGTCTAATGTCTCCTCTAGTGCTACCAATGATAAAACAACTCTCCTTTAAGAGTCTACATCTCCTTCAATTATGTCGAATCCCTCCTCCAATTTTGTGGAAACAATACCTTCTCCAATGTACAAAACACCAACCAAATGTGAATATGCCAAGTGAACCCACAAGAAAATCTAAACCCCTTGGTCCTTGAAAGGATAAAAATAATGCAATCCCCACTTTTCTTTTGGGACACAAATGAGAAAAGGATGTGCTTCTCATGCATGGATCACCACTGAGTGAGAAGTAAGCTCGACATGATAACAaatctccttcctccattttcgCCAACCTCCAATGATATCTTGTTATTctttattcatttgatgtcttacTTGACTCTAAAATAAAACAAACATGTGAATCTTCAAAAACATAAATGACTCCAAGAATACaaacaacatttgatatatgtgtgTTCATAattactatattttttattttataatatatgaaAGATTTATTACATTTTAATTTTATGAACCTAATATTACTACATCTTGTAGGATGATGCTTTCAACATTAGaatcttaaaattaaatttattagttttaattataaaaataaaaaaatctaattaccaaataaaactaaaaattaaaatttatccatATCTTATCATTGAACTATATtattcataaaataaaattttattttatatattaatgtCCCTATACAAAACTCAATccaccaaaaatttaaaaaaaaaacacatttataTTAGTAATTAATACACCCTTCACTATCTACATGAAGAGTTTAACAAAATGAAACCATGGTCAAGGTCTATTTTTAGCAAAATACCCTTTAACACAACATTGTTTTGATTTTACAACAGGTTGCTGAACAAGAAAGAACATTTTGTAACAGCATGGATAACATAACCTATTATGTGGAAAGTAGGACACGAGACGCAATGAAACAAAACAGATCCCTTTCTGCAGGATAACGAAAGAAATAAAACAGAGCAAGTCATTCATTCGGTTGTCGCTTCATGGCAGTGACAAATAGATTAAAGTTATTCGATGAGGAGCCCCCGTCCTTGACTGCATCCCTAGCAATTATCTTCAATTTTTTCGCTTCCTCTCTGATCTTCAGGCCTTGTTCCGATTCCAGCAAAATCTCCACACTTTTCACAAATTCCCCCTGCTCTATAATTCCTTGGCTATTCGCATTGAATGACAGACCCAATTTCCACACTTCCACAACATACGTGCGGTTAAGAAATTGATCTGAAAAATGAGGCCAACAAAGCATGGGCACGCCCATGGTGATGCTTTCCTGTACAGAGTTCCATCCACAGTGAGTCACAAAACAGGCTATGGAAGGATGAGTTAACACCTCTAACTGTGGCACCCACGAAACTAAGCAACCTCTATCTCTCACGCGCTCCAAGAAACCAGCAGGAAAAATAGCTTTGCTTCCTTTCATTAGATCGGAGCGTACAACCCACAAAAATGGTCTCCGTGTGGCCTCCACTCCCAGAGCAAGCTCTTCCAATTGCTTTTCGCTCAGACCTGCCAAACTTCCAAAAGATATGTAGATCACAGAGTGTGCACACTGTTTATCTAACCACTGTAAGCAATCTGTGTCATTCTTCCAGAAGCTTGGAAGGACCTTCGTGCTTGTCCTGCTATGGAGAAACTCAAGAGGAATTAGAGGACCTATTGGATAAACGCCCACTTCTTTCGACAACGTTTCCACAACTGGAGCTTCAATCTCTGAGAAAGAATTGAAGAGAACCCATTTGATGGCCTTGATTTCTTCTCCCATGCGAATCCCTTTCCGAAACATGTATTCGCCTGCCCACAACCACGGAAGATCTCCAGAATGCAGCGCCGGCATGCAGGgaagatatttcatttttttttcttcctttgcaATTCCTTCACATAAAACCCACAAAGATGAAAGAGGTTTTGAAATGTCATTTGCATCatcaaataaaaactaaaatcGATTGAAAGAGTATGATTATATGTTACCATCAGAATGAAGGATGCCAAGCGAGACCAGATGGGCACTAAAGTAGCGCATGGCGAAGAGTGAAACAGGAGAAGTGTGAAAAGCGGCTAGGGGAAGTTTATGGAGCGTGGCTACTGGTTGCAAGCCAAAGCACATCCAGACATCTGCAATTATACAGGTGACCTTGTTTTCTTCTTCCCTGGCGTTTATTTCCTGAATGACTCTATCAATTACAGAAGGCCCCATGTCCTTTGCCAACGCCTCAATTCCATTTTCAATGCCTTTCAGAGTATCAATAGGCGCGATTTCAACGGGAACGGATATCATTCGGATGTTATCAAAGAAGGAATTTGGAGTGTTGGCTGTGAGGATGCGGTTATGATTGCTATCGGAGTTGAGGAAAGTGACGAAGAATTCATTAGAGACGAGCTTCCAGGCGAGCTGCATCATGGGATTAACGTGACCTTGTGCAGGAAGAGGAATGAGAAGAGCGTGGGGAGCCATAGCTTAGCTCTGTAGCCCTCTCCAGAGCGACACAGATCTATTATTCTTCTCAGCAAACAAGCCAAAATATAATGGTTTAAGTAAAAAAACTTTGTGAATGATAGAAAATCGTCACTATAAAAAATATAATGGATGAAACATCATTTTTGAGAAGGACCCATGCCTGAAAACTTTTGCCTCTTATTCAATATCGTATAGTTCGATCGCACGCATCTAGCTTTTCGACTCTTCGTTAAAGACATAGTGAATATTAGTTTTAACATTTTGATAACCAGCTAGTGCAGCGGCCCCACCGAGCTCAGCTATATATTAGTTTTCTTAAACTTTGCCTCTATGTATTGTTAAAGGGCATAGCCTAGCCAGTACAATAAATTCGACGTGTTTTCCAAGTTTCTATAGATATGGCAATCGGAATATTTGAAtgcaaaatgaaagaaaaataagagaattTTATACTAATATAATATCACAGATAAGTGTATATAGTtttatgtttaattatttaatttattttagttattttgatATATCTATTGATTCGAAATTCAATTGaatattttgtttcttttatttaaaatatatttagtctaatttttattaatttatgaTTGTAGGCATAATCACatcttttatgtttctaaatttcaaataatcaagaTTAGCTATTTTTAGATATGACTGTTATCTATCAATATGGGTATCaaaatttagagagagagagagagagagagatttgtatGTATAAAGATGTCATCCTAAGACATAATGGAATAACAAAACATCAAAAGCGCGAAAAAAACATTCCTCTTTTTGCATGAATTAGTCATCAATTGTAATTTATAATTAACATTAGCAATCAATAATAATCATCCATCAACAATCAACAATTGACATTAATCATCAAAATAACACTAAATAACTTTTCTAACACAATCCCTCATCAATTTGCATCCAATTTTAATATAGGTTCAATAGCTAGCtcaacaacatacattatcacatcACATCAATTTCAGTGTTATTGTTAACTTAGACTTAACTAATATTGAAGGAAGTCTTAAAAAATAATTCTTATATAGAAAGCCCAATGGTGCTCCTTAGTGTCAtgcctttttttctttctttatataTCATTATACAAATAAGATTTGTAAGTGCTTGAAATTAGTTATTCTTGTATTAAAATCATGAAAAAATATGGATATGGTTGTATCTATTAACAAGATTGTTGACACAGTGTATCCTAAACACATAATTTAGTTATAATTTATCTCTTCTCTCTAATCTAGAATGTAATTTTAGATCTTAGATATGAGTACTCTATCACTGCATCACATCAATTGAAGTTAAAattgtatttatatattttaatttttatacaaatcATTTTTAATTTCAATCTTAGTCAACTTTAGTTTTTTTCACATACCTAGAATATATTGATTTTATTATTAAACATTTCACTAAGCATTATTATAAAGGTCTTTTAGTAGAGAAAAACTTTAACTCAATAAAGGATACTAAGTCATAAAATAATGCATAGAATGTATAATAGTCAGATAATTACTGAGTCAATTATAAAATAATACATAGATTTTataataattgaataattcaaactTGTTTAAGATTACCTTAATTTCTTTAGTATATTTAAAACATACTAATATGGAATAAAGTATACCCTATATATATACAGAGAAGGTAAATTAAGGAGATATTGTTAAAAATGGTAGAGAAATTTGATAATCAAATTAAGCCATTATTATAAAAACTATAAAACATAGAAACAATGTAGAAATTTTTTTTAGATAATAATTTGTTATATTCTCATGGCTTTCTATAGCCTTATTTTTTCCTATGAAAATTACCTATGGGAATAACTTTCAAAAAACTAACCCACccaattatattaattttaatcaAACCAAGAATAATGTAATATTCTCCAACATTCCCTCACTTATTATATTAATCCAAATAAAGGTTGTCACATTGCGTGGGTTGATCATAGAAACCCTTATAGAGACTTTGATGAAGCACCTTCACCAATCCTCCTCACTCACCTAGGAAACACCAAACTGACCTCAACAGTGTATCTCCTGAATGTATAACCTACAACCATCTGCACAACATGAGATAGCATTAAGTGACCAACTTCCTTACACAGTGAGACACCTTTCCCCAGAAATTGCACATCTTCTCCAAGTTTGTCTAATTCCTCCTCTATTGTTGCACATGAGATAACAACTCTCCTCCAAGAACCTACATCTCCTTTGAGTG from Cryptomeria japonica unplaced genomic scaffold, Sugi_1.0 HiC_scaffold_281, whole genome shotgun sequence carries:
- the LOC131048229 gene encoding anthocyanidin 3-O-glucosyltransferase 7-like, which encodes MAPHALLIPLPAQGHVNPMMQLAWKLVSNEFFVTFLNSDSNHNRILTANTPNSFFDNIRMISVPVEIAPIDTLKGIENGIEALAKDMGPSVIDRVIQEINAREEENKVTCIIADVWMCFGLQPVATLHKLPLAAFHTSPVSLFAMRYFSAHLVSLGILHSDGIAKEEKKMKYLPCMPALHSGDLPWLWAGEYMFRKGIRMGEEIKAIKWVLFNSFSEIEAPVVETLSKEVGVYPIGPLIPLEFLHSRTSTKVLPSFWKNDTDCLQWLDKQCAHSVIYISFGSLAGLSEKQLEELALGVEATRRPFLWVVRSDLMKGSKAIFPAGFLERVRDRGCLVSWVPQLEVLTHPSIACFVTHCGWNSVQESITMGVPMLCWPHFSDQFLNRTYVVEVWKLGLSFNANSQGIIEQGEFVKSVEILLESEQGLKIREEAKKLKIIARDAVKDGGSSSNNFNLFVTAMKRQPNE